Proteins encoded by one window of Bradyrhizobium sp. B097:
- a CDS encoding enoyl-CoA hydratase-related protein, with the protein MTGVLGEGNDRSEISKHVHPRQSAEQFSATNTVGLHRRAFLAAGATATVLAAGQSFAQNQPPVAPAPASQPAMPSNVKVERLDGSILAIGIRQDNDSVELSSVIGLGRLMYMLDHDDALRVAVLYSQGPDFVGGVLDAVSWAPVLRTGRFPDTPQFVNPVGTIPPRREKPLVVAVQGRCQGAGHELFLAADVRVAASNTVFAQPEVTRGHFPAGGAPITFVREAGWANAMRYMLTGDEWGADEAYRMGLVQFVTPPGKQLDRAIEVARKISAAAPLGIRATMNSAHRALS; encoded by the coding sequence ATGACCGGCGTGCTTGGTGAAGGAAACGATCGCAGCGAAATATCCAAGCACGTTCACCCGCGGCAATCCGCTGAGCAATTCTCCGCGACGAATACAGTCGGATTGCATCGCCGAGCGTTCTTGGCCGCCGGCGCAACCGCTACGGTCCTCGCTGCTGGCCAGAGCTTTGCGCAGAACCAGCCGCCGGTTGCGCCTGCTCCGGCGAGTCAGCCGGCGATGCCGAGCAACGTCAAGGTGGAGCGGCTGGACGGCTCAATTCTTGCGATCGGCATTCGGCAGGACAACGACAGCGTCGAACTGTCGAGCGTTATCGGCTTGGGTCGTTTGATGTATATGCTCGATCACGATGACGCCCTGCGCGTCGCGGTCCTCTACTCCCAAGGTCCCGACTTTGTCGGCGGCGTCCTTGATGCCGTAAGCTGGGCACCAGTCCTGCGTACCGGTCGCTTCCCGGACACTCCCCAGTTCGTCAATCCGGTCGGCACCATCCCGCCGCGTCGCGAGAAGCCGCTCGTGGTCGCCGTGCAGGGCAGGTGCCAAGGCGCAGGCCACGAGCTTTTTCTCGCCGCCGATGTCCGCGTTGCCGCAAGCAATACCGTATTCGCCCAACCGGAGGTCACCCGCGGCCACTTCCCGGCCGGCGGCGCGCCGATCACGTTTGTCCGCGAAGCGGGTTGGGCAAATGCAATGCGTTACATGCTGACAGGCGACGAATGGGGCGCCGATGAGGCCTACCGAATGGGTCTCGTTCAATTCGTGACGCCGCCCGGAAAGCAACTCGATCGCGCGATCGAGGTCGCTCGAAAGATCTCCGCCGCAGCCCCGCTCGGCATTCGTGCGACAATGAATTCGGCGCACCGTGCGCTCAGCTAA
- a CDS encoding AraC family transcriptional regulator ligand-binding domain-containing protein produces MRSRATVSALAVLDLYDLLLASGAATKSQLLEAGLDREAMIDCSSGAPPAQEQRLPEAHLLALWRAAANNTEVPHIGLLVGQTYNPSMRGVLASLLCHCRDVGEALQVFQHHIALMNPSERWVSSIRGGSLVLTISFAPDRAYPRPALERSMSALVTWIAEQTGIHVTPAACTFGFPRPSYHGRYAQVFGNALSFGGDVTCMHLPSEVLNRPIRGANSYLKQVLQERAQQALQRIEIESVFVGKVRQRIRSSLHRGLGIGDVCRALHVSRPTLYRRLKREGTSYTELLAAVRKELAYQQIEQGQPVVCVSNNLGFKDVSSFHRAFRRWFKQSPGALRARLRMPHNGASQ; encoded by the coding sequence ATGCGTTCGCGCGCCACCGTATCCGCCCTTGCCGTGCTCGATCTCTACGACTTGCTGCTGGCCAGCGGCGCTGCGACCAAAAGCCAACTGCTGGAGGCTGGCCTCGACCGCGAGGCCATGATCGACTGCAGCAGCGGCGCTCCGCCTGCGCAAGAGCAGCGCCTCCCCGAGGCACATTTGCTGGCCTTGTGGCGGGCAGCGGCGAACAACACGGAAGTGCCTCACATCGGCCTTCTCGTTGGGCAGACCTACAACCCTTCGATGCGTGGTGTACTGGCTAGCTTGCTTTGCCATTGCCGTGACGTGGGCGAGGCCTTGCAGGTTTTCCAACACCACATTGCCCTGATGAACCCGTCGGAGCGCTGGGTGTCCAGCATACGCGGCGGCTCACTCGTCCTGACCATCTCGTTCGCGCCGGACAGGGCATACCCCCGGCCTGCCCTCGAGCGCAGCATGAGCGCGCTGGTGACCTGGATAGCGGAGCAGACCGGCATCCACGTCACACCCGCCGCTTGCACGTTTGGGTTTCCGCGCCCGTCCTATCATGGAAGATACGCGCAGGTGTTCGGGAACGCGCTCTCGTTCGGCGGTGATGTCACCTGCATGCATTTGCCGTCGGAAGTTCTGAACCGGCCGATCCGCGGCGCCAACTCCTACCTCAAGCAGGTTCTGCAGGAGCGTGCCCAACAGGCCTTGCAGAGAATCGAGATCGAGAGCGTCTTTGTCGGCAAGGTGCGCCAGCGCATTCGCTCGAGCCTGCACCGGGGCTTGGGTATCGGCGATGTGTGCCGCGCACTGCATGTCAGTCGGCCGACGCTTTACCGCCGCCTGAAACGAGAAGGGACCAGCTATACGGAGTTGCTCGCCGCGGTGAGGAAGGAATTGGCCTATCAGCAAATCGAGCAAGGACAGCCGGTGGTCTGCGTAAGCAACAATCTCGGCTTCAAGGATGTGAGCTCCTTCCATCGCGCGTTCAGGCGATGGTTCAAGCAGTCGCCGGGTGCTTTGCGCGCCCGATTGCGCATGCCGCACAACGGGGCAAGCCAGTAA
- a CDS encoding amidase, whose amino-acid sequence MTLSVPEYLQSDATELARLVRAGEVSVMELLEIAEAQLARLNPKLNAVNLTMAAEARARAEQSLVGPLAGVPLLIKDAIQDYAGLPTSNGSRAFRHIIPEQHSTFVQRLIDAGAVIIGKSNTPELALKGVTDPKAFGVTRNPWDLSRTSGGSSGGSAAAVAAGIVPMAGANDGGGSIRIPAACCGLFGLRPSRGRVPPGPGVSEIWEGASSDHVLTRSVRDSALALDVLSGPADGDPFVVAPPAAPFVEMAAREPRRLRVAFSAMSPLDTDVHPEAVAAVTQAAKLLTSLGHEVVEDRPSYDGLALARCYLEMYFGQVAATLADAREAGAKTEDFELATLLLEALGKAASAGAYVRSHRRWNEFGRALGQFHRRYDLFLTPTIAFPPVDHATTVMPAAQRTVLSFLLKSGLLGVMARIGLMEGALANLARQNLTLVPFTQLANLTGTPAMSVPLHWTAEGLPLGVQFIAAFGNEALLLQLASQLERVQPWMQRLPPLAFPP is encoded by the coding sequence GTGACCCTCAGCGTGCCCGAATATCTCCAGTCGGACGCAACAGAACTCGCCCGTCTGGTGAGGGCCGGTGAGGTCTCGGTCATGGAGCTTCTGGAGATCGCCGAGGCCCAACTCGCGCGCTTGAACCCAAAGCTCAACGCCGTCAATCTGACGATGGCGGCTGAGGCGCGGGCGCGAGCCGAGCAGTCTCTTGTCGGGCCCCTTGCCGGTGTTCCTCTGCTCATCAAGGACGCGATCCAGGATTATGCCGGTCTCCCGACTTCCAATGGCAGTCGCGCGTTCCGCCACATCATACCCGAGCAGCATTCCACGTTCGTGCAGCGCCTCATCGACGCGGGCGCTGTCATTATCGGCAAATCGAACACACCGGAGCTGGCGCTCAAGGGAGTTACCGATCCAAAGGCGTTCGGCGTGACGCGAAATCCCTGGGATCTTTCGCGCACGTCCGGCGGCTCCAGCGGCGGCTCGGCTGCTGCCGTCGCCGCAGGGATTGTGCCAATGGCCGGCGCCAACGATGGCGGCGGTTCAATCCGCATTCCGGCCGCCTGTTGCGGCCTGTTCGGGCTGCGGCCCTCGCGCGGCCGCGTTCCGCCCGGGCCGGGTGTCAGCGAAATCTGGGAGGGCGCTTCGAGCGATCACGTGCTGACACGCAGCGTCCGGGACTCAGCTTTGGCGCTCGACGTGCTTTCCGGACCCGCGGACGGCGATCCGTTCGTCGTTGCACCGCCCGCGGCCCCCTTTGTCGAAATGGCCGCGCGCGAGCCACGGCGGCTGCGCGTGGCGTTTAGTGCGATGTCTCCGCTGGACACCGACGTGCATCCAGAGGCCGTAGCGGCCGTGACCCAAGCGGCGAAACTCCTCACCTCACTTGGACACGAGGTGGTCGAGGATCGTCCGAGCTACGACGGACTGGCCCTCGCGCGCTGTTATCTCGAGATGTATTTCGGCCAGGTTGCGGCAACCCTCGCCGATGCCCGCGAAGCCGGTGCCAAGACCGAAGATTTCGAGTTGGCGACCCTTCTCCTCGAAGCATTGGGCAAAGCCGCCAGTGCAGGAGCGTATGTGCGCAGTCATCGGCGTTGGAACGAGTTTGGGCGCGCTCTCGGCCAGTTTCACCGGCGTTACGACCTCTTCCTGACACCAACGATCGCCTTTCCGCCGGTCGACCACGCCACGACAGTGATGCCTGCCGCGCAGCGGACCGTCTTGTCGTTTCTGCTGAAGAGCGGACTGTTGGGTGTCATGGCTCGCATCGGCCTGATGGAGGGAGCGCTTGCCAACCTGGCGCGCCAGAACCTGACGCTCGTGCCCTTTACCCAACTCGCCAATTTGACGGGGACGCCGGCCATGAGCGTGCCACTGCATTGGACAGCCGAGGGCCTGCCGCTCGGCGTCCAGTTCATCGCTGCGTTCGGCAACGAAGCGCTTCTACTGCAGCTTGCCAGTCAGTTGGAACGCGTGCAGCCCTGGATGCAGCGGCTGCCGCCGCTGGCGTTTCCACCATGA
- a CDS encoding LLM class flavin-dependent oxidoreductase, with product MSDRQLSLNLFIYPGGHHEAAWRYKGSAAERILDVTYYQELAQKAEAHKFDAIFFADGPALADNVRYAQRFRFEPITWLAAIAVATSRIGLIATASTTYTEPYNLARLFASLDHLSGGRAGWNIVTTSTAQAAQNFGLPEHPPHHERYERAREYLDVITRLWDSWEDDALINDPVSGVFADTDKIHAVNHAGKHFRVRGPLNISRTPQGRPVYVQAGSSDDGRAFAARFAEAIFTAHQTLASAQEFYADIKRQARAFDRSPDQIKVLPGISPFIASTQAEADRLQDEFNELIQPEYSLTQLRQMIGLDLSGFDLDGPFPRHLIDTNGARGVASRFKLVVDIVDREKPTIRQLVQRLAGARGHWVIAGPPEKIADNIQTWFENGAADGFNVMPPWLPGGFDVFAEQVVPILRKRGLFRDDYAGTTLRDHYGLHRPPSVFSSSVQAIA from the coding sequence ATGAGCGATCGACAGCTTTCTCTCAATCTCTTTATCTATCCGGGTGGCCATCACGAGGCGGCCTGGCGCTACAAGGGCTCCGCTGCGGAGCGGATCCTCGACGTCACCTATTACCAGGAGCTGGCGCAGAAGGCCGAGGCGCACAAGTTCGACGCGATCTTCTTTGCCGACGGGCCGGCGCTCGCCGACAATGTCCGTTATGCCCAGCGCTTCCGCTTCGAGCCGATCACCTGGCTTGCCGCCATCGCGGTCGCCACCAGTCGCATCGGCCTGATTGCAACCGCGTCGACGACCTACACTGAGCCTTACAATCTCGCGCGGCTGTTCGCCTCGCTCGATCATCTCAGCGGCGGCCGGGCCGGCTGGAACATCGTGACGACGAGCACGGCGCAGGCGGCACAAAACTTCGGCCTGCCCGAGCATCCTCCGCATCATGAACGCTACGAGCGGGCGCGCGAATATCTCGATGTCATCACCAGGCTGTGGGACAGCTGGGAAGACGACGCACTGATCAACGATCCCGTCTCGGGCGTTTTCGCCGACACCGACAAGATCCACGCCGTCAATCACGCCGGAAAGCACTTTCGCGTCCGCGGCCCTCTCAATATCTCGCGGACGCCTCAGGGACGGCCGGTCTATGTGCAGGCTGGTTCGTCCGACGACGGCCGTGCCTTTGCCGCACGCTTTGCCGAAGCCATTTTCACGGCGCACCAGACCCTGGCAAGCGCCCAGGAGTTCTACGCCGATATCAAGCGGCAAGCCCGTGCCTTCGACCGCAGTCCCGATCAGATCAAGGTCCTGCCGGGCATCAGTCCCTTCATCGCCAGTACGCAAGCCGAAGCGGATCGGCTGCAGGACGAGTTCAATGAACTGATCCAGCCGGAATATTCGCTGACCCAGCTACGCCAGATGATCGGGCTCGATCTCTCCGGCTTCGACCTCGACGGCCCGTTCCCGCGCCATCTGATCGACACCAATGGTGCGCGCGGCGTGGCCAGCCGCTTCAAGCTGGTGGTCGACATCGTCGATCGCGAGAAGCCGACGATCCGCCAGCTCGTCCAGCGCCTGGCCGGCGCGCGCGGCCACTGGGTGATTGCAGGCCCGCCGGAGAAGATCGCCGACAACATCCAGACCTGGTTCGAGAACGGCGCCGCCGACGGCTTCAACGTCATGCCGCCCTGGCTGCCCGGTGGATTCGACGTCTTTGCCGAGCAGGTCGTCCCGATCCTGCGCAAACGCGGCCTGTTCCGCGACGACTATGCCGGCACGACACTGCGCGACCATTATGGCCTGCACCGGCCGCCGAGCGTCTTCTCCAGCTCCGTTCAAGCGATCGCATGA
- a CDS encoding methyltransferase domain-containing protein encodes MSGVISLEHDTPELARSYDEAGLVQFRHGKFLIGPLAIRTGEHVLDIGTGTGRLAEFVAGLVGPNGRVIGIDPLPGRIEIARLRQSDHLQFRTGRAEDLSGFDDDQFDAVYLNSVFHWVADKRGALQEIHRVLKPGGRLGLNVQDPSRPHQSRVLLRRAIAEAGLADHRQDSSPLLGLTDDELRSLFAIGGFAAYRSELRTLTDVHEDVNSLLRWSEASAFGNFLEAFSPSEREQIRGAFARLVETKRTPEGLPLERYLRFAFAHKPSTGN; translated from the coding sequence ATGAGTGGTGTCATTAGCCTCGAACACGATACGCCTGAGCTGGCTCGCTCCTATGATGAAGCGGGGCTGGTTCAGTTCCGTCACGGCAAGTTCCTGATCGGGCCATTGGCGATCAGGACCGGCGAGCATGTCCTCGATATCGGGACGGGCACCGGCCGGCTCGCCGAATTCGTCGCCGGCCTGGTCGGGCCGAACGGCCGGGTGATCGGCATCGATCCGCTCCCGGGCCGCATCGAGATCGCGCGACTTCGGCAATCGGATCATCTTCAATTCCGCACCGGCCGGGCCGAAGACCTCTCAGGCTTCGATGACGACCAATTCGATGCGGTCTATCTCAACAGCGTCTTCCATTGGGTTGCGGACAAGCGCGGCGCCTTGCAGGAGATCCATCGTGTGCTCAAGCCCGGTGGTCGCCTCGGGCTCAACGTGCAGGACCCATCCCGTCCGCATCAGTCCCGCGTGCTGCTGCGCCGGGCCATCGCTGAGGCTGGACTCGCCGATCATCGCCAGGACTCCAGTCCGCTGCTCGGCCTGACCGATGACGAACTCAGGTCACTGTTCGCAATCGGCGGCTTCGCTGCTTACCGCAGCGAGCTGCGAACGCTGACCGACGTGCACGAAGACGTCAATTCGTTGCTCCGATGGTCGGAAGCCAGCGCCTTCGGCAACTTCCTCGAGGCGTTCTCACCGTCGGAACGCGAACAAATCCGCGGCGCGTTTGCTCGCCTCGTCGAAACAAAACGAACACCGGAAGGGCTGCCTCTGGAGCGTTACCTGCGTTTCGCGTTCGCACACAAGCCGTCAACCGGCAACTGA
- a CDS encoding FAD-dependent oxidoreductase, with amino-acid sequence MPQSDPDSVAREALRLIGPDPQNWVPDLDGIDHNVVVVGGGQSGSAFAFALRRAGIGKVSVIDAAAGGTESGVWLTSARMHKLRTPKSLPGPELGVAGLGFQAWYEARYSAAAYDALDRILRLDWAAYLDWYRKVTGVAVRYATRLVRIEPAGEHLRLHLEQGGRVAVETARKLVLATGFAGSGGAIIPDALRNLPKQIHAHTSERIDFRTLRGRSVAVIGSAASAFDAAAVALEAGARDVHLYARRESLASLPVIRIRGYPGAYDNYGALPDAMRWQQAIRFRDAGSTPPPDAISRAVAFPNFHLHLGAPWKAVRLEGGRPVAVTPQGEFGFEFAIAGTGYAVDLGAQTELRDFADEILLWRDRFTPRDQDRDETLAAYPYLGSGHEYLEREPGRAPFLKNLHVFNPAAFVSFGLPVGDVPSFKRDIPAVVARISRDLFLADLAAHEARINGPIADDFGAELYAPAVWRPPEHVAAE; translated from the coding sequence ATGCCGCAATCCGACCCCGACAGTGTTGCCCGTGAGGCGTTGCGTCTGATCGGACCCGATCCGCAAAACTGGGTGCCCGATCTGGACGGGATCGATCACAATGTGGTCGTCGTCGGCGGCGGACAATCCGGCTCGGCGTTTGCGTTCGCGCTTCGGCGGGCAGGGATCGGGAAGGTCTCGGTGATCGATGCCGCGGCCGGCGGGACTGAGTCGGGAGTGTGGTTGACGAGTGCGCGCATGCATAAGCTTCGCACGCCGAAGTCCCTGCCGGGCCCGGAGCTTGGCGTTGCCGGTCTCGGGTTCCAGGCGTGGTACGAGGCGCGTTACAGTGCAGCCGCCTACGACGCGCTCGATCGCATTCTACGGCTCGACTGGGCGGCCTATCTCGATTGGTACCGCAAGGTCACCGGTGTAGCGGTCCGTTACGCGACGCGGCTGGTTCGTATCGAGCCGGCGGGAGAGCATCTGCGGCTGCATCTGGAGCAAGGCGGCCGCGTCGCGGTCGAGACTGCGCGAAAACTGGTGCTTGCGACCGGCTTTGCCGGAAGCGGGGGCGCCATCATTCCGGACGCACTGCGCAATCTGCCGAAACAAATTCATGCGCATACCTCCGAGAGGATCGACTTCAGAACGCTGCGAGGTCGATCGGTGGCGGTGATCGGAAGCGCCGCGTCGGCGTTCGATGCTGCTGCCGTTGCGCTGGAAGCCGGAGCGCGCGACGTTCACCTTTATGCGCGGCGCGAGTCGCTGGCCTCGCTTCCGGTGATCCGGATCCGCGGCTATCCGGGGGCCTACGACAATTACGGGGCTTTGCCGGATGCCATGCGCTGGCAGCAGGCGATCCGCTTCCGCGACGCAGGCTCGACCCCGCCGCCGGATGCAATCTCGCGCGCCGTCGCGTTTCCCAATTTCCATCTCCATCTCGGCGCGCCGTGGAAGGCGGTGAGGCTCGAGGGCGGGCGTCCCGTCGCGGTGACGCCGCAGGGCGAATTCGGGTTCGAGTTTGCCATCGCCGGTACCGGATATGCCGTGGACCTCGGCGCGCAGACCGAGCTTCGCGACTTTGCCGATGAGATCCTGCTGTGGCGCGACCGCTTCACGCCGCGCGACCAGGACAGGGATGAGACTCTCGCGGCGTATCCCTATCTGGGATCGGGCCATGAATATCTGGAGCGGGAGCCCGGCCGCGCGCCGTTCCTGAAGAATCTCCATGTCTTCAACCCGGCCGCCTTTGTCAGCTTCGGCCTGCCGGTTGGCGATGTCCCGAGCTTCAAGCGCGACATTCCCGCTGTTGTGGCGCGGATCAGCCGCGATCTGTTCCTGGCCGATCTGGCGGCGCATGAGGCGCGGATCAATGGGCCGATCGCCGACGATTTTGGTGCCGAGCTTTATGCGCCGGCGGTCTGGCGCCCACCGGAGCACGTCGCGGCCGAGTAG
- a CDS encoding TauD/TfdA family dioxygenase — MSDTTVIDNVIPRADIVKRAARLGAEIRSVQLSGDLSDEIIRAINQVLLEHKVIFFRDQEHLDDAEQERFAVRLGRLVPHPTVGAIKGTSSILELDSGRGGGRADQWHTDVTFVDAYPKISVLRGVVIPPYGGDTVWSSTAAAYLDLPAPLRRLADELWAVHSNAYDYAVKARASEADRKHFDEVFTGTIYETEHPVVRVHPETGERTLVLGNFVQRFVGLPKYDGQKLFDLFQSHITAPENTVRWSWKAGDVAIWDNRATQHYAVNDYGDQHRVVRRATIDGEVPVSIDGRHSVMRIKAPKQQAAKAA; from the coding sequence ATGAGCGACACGACTGTCATCGATAACGTCATTCCGCGTGCCGATATCGTCAAGCGTGCGGCGAGGCTTGGAGCGGAGATCAGGAGCGTCCAGCTGTCGGGTGACCTGTCCGACGAAATTATCCGCGCCATCAACCAGGTGCTGCTCGAGCACAAGGTGATCTTCTTCCGCGACCAGGAGCATCTCGACGATGCCGAGCAGGAACGCTTTGCGGTGCGGCTCGGCAGACTGGTGCCGCATCCGACGGTCGGCGCGATCAAGGGGACGTCCTCGATCCTGGAGCTGGATTCGGGACGCGGCGGCGGCCGGGCCGACCAATGGCACACCGACGTGACGTTCGTGGACGCCTATCCGAAGATCTCGGTGCTGCGCGGAGTGGTGATTCCGCCCTATGGCGGCGACACCGTCTGGTCGAGTACGGCCGCGGCCTATCTCGACCTGCCGGCGCCGCTGCGGCGGCTCGCCGACGAGCTTTGGGCAGTTCACAGCAACGCCTATGACTATGCGGTCAAGGCGCGCGCAAGCGAGGCCGACCGCAAGCATTTCGACGAAGTGTTCACCGGCACGATCTACGAGACCGAGCATCCCGTGGTGCGCGTTCACCCCGAGACCGGCGAGCGGACGCTGGTGCTCGGCAATTTCGTGCAGCGCTTCGTCGGTCTGCCGAAATATGATGGCCAGAAGCTGTTTGACCTGTTCCAGTCGCACATCACGGCGCCGGAGAACACCGTGCGCTGGAGCTGGAAGGCCGGCGACGTCGCGATCTGGGATAACCGGGCAACCCAGCACTATGCGGTCAATGACTATGGTGACCAGCACCGCGTGGTGCGCCGCGCCACGATCGACGGCGAAGTTCCGGTATCGATCGACGGTCGCCACAGCGTGATGCGCATCAAGGCACCGAAGCAGCAGGCTGCGAAGGCGGCATGA
- a CDS encoding ABC transporter substrate-binding protein — protein sequence MNALIRILRARRFAARAAARLMLTGAVALGLAAPAVAEPPLEKTEIRYQGWAGQVTFTELADDLGYLAPLKLKWVGNTISGPQDIQTVVTGDTDIGGAFYGAILKLIAARAPIKAVIGYYGSDANTYQGYFVKDDSPIKTARDLIGKKVAVNTLGAHLEFVLREYLARNGLSASEARQVTLVAIPPVTGEQVLRQGQVEVSTLSGVLRDKALERGGIHSLFNDTDLFGQFTGGAYVLRDKFIKDNPNASRKLVEGISRAIQWAQTTPPEEVRARFEKIVAERKRNEDASPIKYWKSTGVASKGGLISDGEIQIWIDWLVKDGLFKPGQLKASDTYTNEFNYFRPGRTAEAR from the coding sequence ATGAATGCATTGATCCGAATCCTGCGCGCCCGGCGTTTCGCCGCACGCGCGGCCGCGCGGCTCATGCTGACCGGCGCCGTGGCGCTCGGGCTGGCGGCTCCGGCTGTTGCCGAGCCGCCGCTCGAAAAGACCGAGATTCGCTACCAGGGCTGGGCCGGCCAGGTGACGTTCACGGAATTGGCCGATGACCTCGGCTATCTCGCGCCGCTGAAGCTCAAATGGGTCGGCAACACCATCAGCGGACCGCAGGACATCCAGACTGTCGTCACCGGCGATACCGACATCGGCGGTGCGTTCTATGGCGCGATTCTCAAGCTGATCGCGGCGAGAGCGCCGATCAAGGCGGTGATCGGCTATTACGGCTCCGACGCCAACACCTATCAGGGCTACTTCGTCAAGGACGACAGTCCGATCAAGACGGCGCGCGACCTGATCGGCAAGAAGGTTGCGGTCAATACGCTGGGCGCCCATCTCGAATTCGTGCTCCGCGAATATCTGGCACGGAATGGCCTCAGCGCCAGCGAGGCGAGGCAGGTGACGCTGGTGGCGATACCGCCGGTGACCGGTGAGCAGGTGTTGCGCCAAGGCCAGGTTGAAGTGAGTACGCTCAGCGGCGTGCTGCGCGACAAGGCGCTGGAGCGGGGCGGCATCCATTCGCTGTTCAACGATACCGATCTGTTCGGCCAGTTCACCGGCGGCGCCTATGTGCTGCGGGACAAATTCATCAAGGACAATCCCAATGCATCGCGCAAGCTGGTCGAGGGCATCTCGCGCGCGATCCAATGGGCGCAGACCACGCCGCCGGAGGAGGTACGGGCCCGGTTCGAGAAGATCGTCGCGGAACGCAAGCGCAATGAGGATGCCTCCCCGATCAAATACTGGAAGAGCACCGGCGTCGCGTCGAAGGGCGGCCTGATCTCCGACGGTGAAATCCAGATCTGGATCGACTGGCTTGTGAAGGACGGCTTGTTCAAGCCGGGGCAGCTCAAGGCGTCGGATACCTATACCAACGAGTTCAACTATTTCCGTCCCGGCAGGACGGCGGAGGCGCGATGA
- a CDS encoding ABC transporter ATP-binding protein, which produces MTTSAKIRFERVRKEFVTRGEGGRPAGRFTALEDITLDVRSGEFLALVGPSGCGKSTLLDLLGGLTTPTSGRILLDGQPITGPGRDRGIVFQQYALFPWRTAAQNVEFGLDIAGLKAGQRREVARHFLDLVGLSGFADRYPHELSGGMKQRVAIARSLAYDPEVLLMDEPFAALDAQTRETLQGELLRIWRATGKTIVFITHGIDEAVVLGQRVAVMTSRPGRIKQIIDIPERLRSESEDVRALPEFGQVRHEVWSLLRDEVQRAQQVQLADAAGVRRPGHEVTEIAHV; this is translated from the coding sequence ATGACGACCTCGGCCAAGATCCGCTTCGAGCGGGTTCGCAAGGAATTCGTGACAAGGGGCGAGGGTGGCCGGCCGGCGGGCCGCTTCACGGCGCTGGAAGACATCACGCTGGACGTTCGCTCAGGCGAATTCCTGGCGCTGGTCGGCCCGAGCGGTTGCGGCAAATCCACCTTGCTTGACCTCCTGGGCGGGCTCACCACGCCGACCAGCGGCCGCATTCTGCTCGACGGCCAGCCGATCACCGGGCCGGGCCGTGATCGCGGCATCGTATTCCAGCAATACGCGCTGTTTCCGTGGCGGACCGCGGCGCAGAATGTCGAGTTCGGGCTCGATATCGCCGGTCTCAAGGCCGGGCAGCGTCGTGAGGTCGCGCGGCATTTCCTCGATCTGGTCGGCCTGTCCGGCTTTGCCGACCGCTATCCGCATGAGCTCTCCGGAGGCATGAAGCAGCGCGTCGCGATCGCGCGAAGCCTCGCCTATGACCCGGAGGTGCTGCTGATGGACGAGCCGTTCGCCGCGCTCGATGCGCAGACGCGCGAAACGCTGCAAGGCGAGCTGCTGCGGATCTGGCGCGCCACCGGCAAGACCATCGTCTTCATCACCCATGGCATCGATGAGGCGGTCGTGCTCGGCCAACGGGTGGCGGTGATGACGTCGCGCCCGGGCCGCATCAAGCAAATCATCGACATTCCCGAGCGCTTGCGCAGCGAATCCGAAGACGTTCGCGCGCTGCCGGAGTTCGGTCAGGTGAGGCACGAGGTCTGGAGCCTGCTCCGCGACGAGGTGCAGAGGGCCCAGCAGGTCCAGTTGGCTGACGCCGCCGGCGTGCGTCGTCCGGGTCACGAAGTGACGGAGATTGCCCATGTCTAG
- a CDS encoding ABC transporter permease gives MSSLEVLALLELGQGRREQFQARRPPLTDRLRKAFRGLATLGHRSLLVIMLLAAWEAVPRLGLIDAVFLPPFSEVIAAGWQLAQTGELYDDVSASLLRALSGFLISVVLIVPLGLVVGWYSRLGDLLNQFIEICRNTAPLALLPVFILLLGIGELSKITMVIYSCAWPLLLNTIAAVKQVDPLLIKSARTMGATPQQLFRKVILPAALPTIFVGIRLASASAMLVLVASEMVGAKAGLGYLIINSQYSFLIPQMYFGILGITVIGLACNAILEAIERHFMRWKAPVAG, from the coding sequence ATGTCTAGTCTTGAAGTGTTGGCATTGCTGGAGCTCGGGCAGGGGCGCCGTGAGCAGTTCCAGGCTCGCCGGCCGCCATTGACGGATCGGTTGCGCAAGGCGTTTCGTGGCCTGGCCACACTCGGGCATCGCTCGTTGCTGGTGATCATGCTGTTGGCCGCCTGGGAGGCGGTGCCGCGGCTCGGGTTGATCGATGCGGTGTTCCTGCCGCCATTCTCGGAGGTGATCGCGGCCGGCTGGCAGCTTGCGCAAACCGGCGAGCTCTACGACGACGTCTCCGCCAGCCTGCTGCGGGCCCTGAGCGGATTTCTGATCTCGGTCGTCTTGATCGTCCCGCTCGGGCTCGTCGTCGGCTGGTACAGCCGACTCGGCGATCTCCTGAACCAGTTCATCGAGATCTGCCGTAACACGGCTCCGCTGGCACTGCTGCCCGTGTTCATTCTGCTGCTCGGGATCGGCGAATTGTCCAAGATCACGATGGTGATCTATAGCTGCGCCTGGCCACTGCTGCTGAACACCATTGCTGCCGTGAAGCAGGTCGATCCGCTGTTGATCAAGTCGGCGCGGACCATGGGCGCGACGCCGCAGCAGCTGTTCCGCAAGGTGATCTTGCCGGCGGCGCTTCCGACCATCTTCGTCGGCATTCGCCTCGCCAGCGCGTCAGCCATGCTGGTGCTGGTGGCGTCCGAAATGGTCGGTGCCAAGGCCGGCCTTGGCTATCTCATCATCAACAGCCAGTACAGTTTCCTGATCCCGCAGATGTACTTCGGCATTCTCGGAATCACGGTGATCGGTCTGGCGTGCAATGCCATTCTCGAGGCGATCGAACGGCATTTCATGCGCTGGAAGGCGCCGGTGGCTGGCTAG